GCCGGGGAGCGCCCGTccatggcggaggcggcgcgggccctggagcgcgcggcgcggcacggcgagCTGGATGGTCCCCCCGAGCCGCCGGAGGAGGGATCGCCCCCGCCTCCTCGCTGCCACGCCGGCTCCGGTTCCTCCTCCCCGGAGGCGAAGAAGGCAGcgacggcgaagcggcggcgaaTGGCGCACCTGGCCAAGCTGGCGGCTGGCGcgagcgcggcgccggcggcgcggaggctggTGCACATGAAGATGACGAAGGCAGCAGCTACATGCAACGCAGGCACGCAGCATGGTGAGACTTGAGACCTCCCTGTGTTCAAAGTTCAAACGCACTACTATTCTATCATGTAATCTACTCCTCCTATTctatattacttcctccgtttcacaatgtaaatcattctaacatttttcacattcatattgatgtgcTAGAATTTCTCACGTTCATATTgatgtgaaacggagggaggataagttatttgattttcttttgttaaatttctttaaatttgatcaatttataaaaaaaatatagtagtatttacaaaacaaacatattatcaaaatatattcaatattagatttaatgaaactaatttgatatattagataaaaaaatatttttataacttggtcaaactaaataaagtttaactagaaaaaaaatcaaacaatttATAATACGAAATGAAATGGAAAGAGTACTAATTTTTGGGATAATTACGACCTGATTTTGTTTCGATGACTTGCTCTCGCCTGTTCTACTACCATTGCAAGCCTGTGCTGtgcatatcatttttttttcaaaaaataagtgTTTTGGTTTCTCTTAAGTACGGCATTGGGATATTCTTCATTTGAAAAACAGCAGCAATTTCTGATTTCTTAACATCACCACATAGTTTGAACACAGGATGTGTACCGTACCAAAAGTGGATTTTAATCTTGACGACTACACTCTCCACATAAGAGAATTCATCAGAAGCTAGAAACAGAACGGCTTTTGTGTTTTGTCATTTGATCCAAGCGTAAACTCAGGATGGAAAACTGGAACCAGAAAACTTCGACTTTGTAGGCTCGGAGAAAAATATTCACTATTACAAAAATCCATGCAGGAGTCAAGTTAAAAGAAGAAACAGGGTTCTGTCTTTGAGATGGAGTATAATTTATTTAAGATCATTCCCTCCATCCCATCATCCATGAGTTTGCAAACTTCAGCTCACATTCTAAAAATGAAGatgcaaaagagagagagggacagcAACTTAAAAACGTATTGATCAACCAGCCAAAGCGGCATTGAGCGCACTGTGAACATCCACTCCAATCTGAGCTTCGGCCTTCTCCAGTTCAGTTGAGGCCGATCCAAGCTTGGCGTTGAATTCCGCGAGACCCTGCTGGACCGCGGCTGGGTCGATCTGGTCCAGGGGGACAGCCTCAACAGCCACGATATCAGCGATGGAGTTTGCATGGACAAATGCAAAGCCACTGCTCACAAAGTACTTGGTGATATCGTTTCCCTCGTGTACCGAGAGAACACCAGGCTTGAGCTCTGCGATTGTGGAAACGTGGCCTGGCAAAACACCCATCTGACCAGTTGTTGCTGGTACAATTACCATGTCAACCTGAGTATAGACAAGCAAAGACATAAGCAAGGGAAAGAAGCAACAGAAGACAATATTGATGATGGGGGAAGAATTAATTGGTACATTAACAGTAGTATtgttgaatcaagcattgacaTACAAAATCTATGTGAATCAACTGATAGATAATTTGCCTATCATCTGTTGAAATGCAACAACACAAACATAGACAACCTTCGAACACCATCAACCAATTATATTTCATACACAATAGCAACAAAAGAACATGACGCTCAGCAACATACTTAAGGAAAAATTGATGATCTGAAACTTCTTAATAGTGCCATTAACCATTAAGTAAACAGTACCAAACCATCAAGGCCAACAAGCAAGCTAAAGGAAACAACATGAAACAAAGAAAATCACCACAAAAC
The window above is part of the Oryza sativa Japonica Group chromosome 7, ASM3414082v1 genome. Proteins encoded here:
- the LOC4343288 gene encoding ATP synthase subunit delta', mitochondrial, whose amino-acid sequence is MLRHAARRLATTRAAAAAGRSSRALSTAEVPAEAATDSAFAEAWKKVAPNIEAPATPMSLMQPRPPTPAAIPSKLTVNFVLPYKSEIANKEVDMVIVPATTGQMGVLPGHVSTIAELKPGVLSVHEGNDITKYFVSSGFAFVHANSIADIVAVEAVPLDQIDPAAVQQGLAEFNAKLGSASTELEKAEAQIGVDVHSALNAALAG